A single Candidatus Anaeroferrophillus wilburensis DNA region contains:
- a CDS encoding winged helix-turn-helix transcriptional regulator has product MNEEQIFRMSGLFKAISHPVRLKILCLLQNRELSVGALLAEMACSGANVSQHLNVLRHQGVLGFRKEANVVYNRIVDPRVVEMMAALEKIFCSDND; this is encoded by the coding sequence ATGAATGAAGAACAGATTTTTCGGATGTCGGGCCTTTTTAAGGCAATTTCGCACCCGGTGCGGCTGAAGATCCTTTGTCTCCTGCAAAACCGGGAGCTCAGCGTCGGCGCCCTGCTGGCGGAGATGGCATGCAGTGGCGCCAATGTCTCCCAGCATCTCAATGTCTTGCGCCACCAGGGAGTTCTTGGTTTCCGCAAGGAGGCGAATGTTGTTTATAACCGGATTGTTGACCCGCGGGTGGTGGAGATGATGGCTGCTCTGGAAAAAATTTTCTGTTCTGATAACGACTAG
- a CDS encoding YibE/F family protein — protein MSALRREWLFSLIIAGICIGLSFMDLAKISQSPSGLHARGLITAVDNSEVRQNLIVKTEEQFFTVRLLNGPYKGQEIAIVNMLTGKMEFDEFYKTGEVVLVEYDVVEDKLAHGMARGHYRLRLQMVLIGLFALLLLGVAGVTGLKAVLSFIFAAMVLWKLFFPLLLRGFPPLPTGLVIVALLTAVITFSVGGLNRRGIATFTGSMLGVLLTCGLAVWFARGFALHGAIRPFAETLLYSGYYSLRLTDIFIASIFIASSGAVMDLAMDIAASMDEIKRNHMEIRLFAHVCSGLRIGRAVIGTMTTTLLLAYSGSHITMFLLFMAKGLPAANILNAPFVAAEILNILVGSFGLVTVAPFTALVAGLLYQGKLSLSAEEGSKGDQRDKVSELRYSSQ, from the coding sequence ATGTCTGCCTTACGGCGCGAATGGCTCTTTTCACTGATTATTGCCGGTATTTGTATTGGATTATCCTTTATGGATCTGGCCAAAATTTCCCAGTCGCCGAGCGGACTTCACGCCCGCGGTCTGATCACAGCCGTGGACAACAGCGAAGTGCGGCAGAACCTCATCGTCAAAACCGAAGAACAGTTTTTCACCGTGCGCTTGTTGAACGGCCCCTATAAAGGGCAGGAAATTGCCATTGTCAACATGTTGACCGGAAAAATGGAGTTCGATGAATTCTACAAGACCGGGGAGGTCGTGCTGGTGGAGTACGATGTGGTGGAGGACAAACTGGCCCATGGCATGGCGCGTGGCCACTATCGGCTGCGGCTGCAGATGGTTCTTATCGGCCTCTTCGCTTTGCTGCTCCTTGGCGTTGCCGGGGTCACGGGCTTGAAAGCTGTCCTCTCGTTCATTTTCGCGGCCATGGTGCTGTGGAAGCTTTTTTTCCCGTTGCTGCTGCGAGGCTTTCCACCCTTACCTACCGGTCTTGTCATTGTGGCGCTGCTCACCGCAGTCATCACCTTCTCAGTTGGTGGTCTTAATCGGCGGGGGATTGCCACCTTTACGGGCTCCATGCTGGGCGTTCTGCTCACCTGTGGCCTGGCTGTCTGGTTCGCAAGGGGGTTTGCCCTGCACGGGGCCATTCGTCCCTTTGCCGAAACCCTGTTGTATTCAGGCTATTATTCTCTCCGTCTTACCGACATCTTTATTGCCAGCATTTTCATCGCTTCTTCCGGAGCGGTCATGGACCTGGCCATGGATATTGCCGCCAGCATGGACGAAATTAAACGCAACCATATGGAGATCAGGTTGTTTGCCCATGTATGTTCCGGCCTGCGAATTGGTCGGGCGGTTATCGGCACCATGACGACCACCCTTCTCCTGGCCTACTCAGGCAGCCACATTACCATGTTTCTGCTGTTTATGGCCAAGGGTCTCCCGGCGGCCAACATCCTTAACGCCCCGTTTGTGGCCGCCGAAATACTAAACATTCTGGTGGGCAGCTTCGGACTTGTAACCGTAGCA
- a CDS encoding TRAP transporter large permease, producing MSPEVIGILGIVIMLATMFLLQIPVGFAMALIGFFGVGYITSPQAALGMLGTELWTTLSSYGLTIIPLFIFMGLICFHSDVNTKLYHTAYQWLGATRGGLAMATVMACAGFAAISGSNTATAATMTSVALPEMKRYNYHPVLISGSIAAGSTLGVVIPPSIVLVVFGIYTGQSIAKLFFGSIIPGIILAILMIMSIYVLCQKHQEWGPAGPKTTLREKLVSLKGSLEIVILFTLVMGGLFVGFFTPSEAGAVGSFFALLISIIRGTLTRKGFVQAVEDTLRISCFIVIIIAGAVIFGRFLAITRLPYAIAEWAISLPVPSFVILWLMIIVFIVGGAIMDALGLLLITIPIFYPLALKLNYDPIWFGVMLTIVTTMGAITPPVGVNAYIVAGMSEDLSLATVFKGVSYFLPTYIICILLLEMFPPLVLFLAGGVR from the coding sequence ATGAGCCCTGAAGTTATCGGTATCCTGGGCATTGTCATCATGCTGGCCACCATGTTCCTTCTGCAGATACCTGTTGGTTTTGCGATGGCCTTGATCGGCTTTTTCGGCGTTGGCTACATTACCTCCCCCCAGGCGGCGTTAGGCATGCTCGGCACCGAGCTGTGGACAACGCTATCTTCCTATGGACTGACTATTATTCCCCTGTTCATTTTCATGGGGCTCATCTGTTTCCATTCGGATGTCAACACCAAACTCTACCATACCGCCTATCAATGGCTGGGCGCTACCCGGGGAGGGCTGGCCATGGCCACCGTGATGGCCTGTGCCGGTTTTGCCGCGATCAGCGGCTCCAACACCGCCACCGCTGCCACGATGACTTCGGTTGCCCTGCCGGAAATGAAACGCTATAATTACCACCCGGTTTTGATTTCCGGCTCCATTGCCGCCGGTTCAACGCTGGGTGTCGTTATCCCTCCCAGCATTGTGCTGGTTGTTTTCGGCATCTACACCGGGCAGTCCATTGCCAAGCTTTTTTTCGGCAGCATCATCCCGGGCATTATACTGGCAATTCTCATGATCATGAGCATTTATGTCCTCTGTCAAAAACACCAGGAATGGGGTCCGGCCGGACCAAAAACCACGCTGCGGGAAAAACTGGTTTCCTTGAAGGGATCGCTTGAGATAGTTATACTCTTTACCCTGGTCATGGGAGGCTTGTTCGTTGGCTTTTTCACTCCCAGCGAGGCCGGGGCCGTCGGTTCTTTTTTTGCCCTGCTGATCAGCATCATCCGCGGCACCTTGACCAGAAAAGGCTTTGTCCAGGCAGTTGAGGATACCCTCAGGATATCCTGCTTCATTGTGATTATCATTGCCGGCGCGGTTATTTTCGGCAGATTTCTGGCCATTACCAGGCTGCCCTATGCCATCGCTGAATGGGCCATATCACTGCCGGTACCCAGCTTCGTCATTCTCTGGCTGATGATCATCGTTTTTATTGTCGGCGGCGCAATCATGGATGCCCTGGGACTTTTGCTGATCACCATTCCCATTTTCTATCCGCTGGCGCTGAAACTCAACTATGACCCCATCTGGTTCGGCGTTATGCTGACCATTGTCACCACCATGGGGGCAATTACGCCACCCGTGGGAGTAAACGCCTATATTGTTGCCGGCATGTCTGAAGATCTTTCCCTGGCCACCGTTTTCAAGGGAGTATCCTATTTTCTTCCCACCTACATCATCTGCATTCTACTGCTGGAGATGTTTCCTCCGCTGGTGTTGTTTTTAGCCGGGGGAGTAAGATGA
- a CDS encoding alkaline phosphatase: protein MKKNLITSIVVSAFLFSASMAGAAQLKYVFFFLGDGMANSHIQATEAYLTTVNGGSATLATDLLQPENRLNISKMPVVGMQTTYDAHALMTDSASSATAFACGLKTMSGVIGMDETKATSYKSIAQLAHESGKKVGIISSVSLDHATPAAYYASVASRGSYGDIDIQLAESGYEFFGGGGLKVANADDLRSYGYEVLNDRDSIMALKDNPQDKVICINPWLQDSAAMPYDIDRPDTNLSLAEMTEVAIANLYAKQQYKQNHRRSCNSYQNNGFFLMVEGGKIDWASHANDARATIGDMLDFDNAVGVALEFYNQHPYETLIVVTGDHETGGMTIGHATTAYKAHYDRLLGQVNSFQYFGVNQWADHKASWAASTCPNVADPDNLQNNAEMLQLMYDVFGLDWDELNDYQKEKLEDAYDKSLCGANDNTAAENQFLYGSYNPIIVTITHILNEQASIGWTSYSHTGVPVPIFAQGVRDKLFAGFYDNTDIAKKLANAMGLPALPIVK from the coding sequence ATGAAAAAAAATCTGATAACCTCAATAGTGGTCAGCGCCTTTCTTTTTTCGGCGTCAATGGCCGGTGCCGCTCAACTGAAATATGTTTTTTTCTTCCTCGGCGACGGCATGGCAAATTCGCATATTCAGGCAACCGAAGCCTACCTGACCACGGTCAACGGCGGTTCCGCCACCTTGGCCACCGACCTGCTCCAGCCCGAAAACCGGCTGAATATTAGCAAGATGCCGGTGGTAGGCATGCAGACCACCTACGACGCCCACGCCCTGATGACCGACTCGGCCTCTTCGGCCACAGCCTTTGCCTGCGGTCTCAAGACCATGAGCGGGGTCATCGGCATGGATGAAACCAAGGCCACCAGCTACAAGAGCATTGCACAGCTTGCTCATGAGAGTGGCAAGAAGGTCGGCATCATCAGCAGCGTATCCCTGGACCATGCAACCCCGGCGGCTTACTACGCCAGCGTGGCGAGTCGCGGTTCCTATGGCGATATCGATATCCAGCTTGCTGAATCCGGTTACGAATTTTTCGGCGGCGGCGGTCTGAAAGTGGCAAATGCTGATGACCTTCGTTCCTACGGCTATGAGGTACTCAACGACCGTGATTCAATCATGGCCCTCAAGGATAATCCCCAAGACAAGGTTATCTGCATCAACCCCTGGCTGCAGGACTCCGCGGCCATGCCCTACGACATCGACCGCCCCGACACCAATCTGTCGCTTGCCGAGATGACTGAGGTTGCTATTGCTAATCTCTATGCCAAGCAACAGTATAAGCAAAACCACAGGAGAAGTTGTAACTCCTATCAAAACAACGGGTTCTTCCTCATGGTGGAAGGTGGCAAGATCGACTGGGCCAGTCACGCCAATGACGCAAGGGCCACCATCGGTGACATGCTCGATTTCGACAATGCTGTCGGCGTTGCTCTGGAGTTTTACAATCAGCACCCTTATGAGACCCTGATCGTTGTCACCGGCGATCACGAGACCGGCGGCATGACCATCGGACACGCGACCACGGCCTATAAGGCTCACTATGACCGGCTGCTGGGCCAGGTTAACAGCTTTCAGTACTTTGGGGTTAATCAGTGGGCGGACCATAAGGCGTCATGGGCGGCAAGCACCTGCCCGAACGTGGCCGATCCAGACAACCTGCAAAATAATGCTGAAATGCTGCAGCTGATGTATGATGTTTTCGGCCTGGACTGGGACGAGCTCAACGATTATCAGAAGGAAAAACTCGAAGACGCCTATGACAAATCCCTCTGCGGTGCCAACGACAACACCGCTGCCGAAAATCAATTTCTTTACGGCAGTTACAATCCGATTATCGTAACCATAACCCATATCCTCAACGAGCAAGCAAGCATCGGGTGGACATCTTATTCCCACACCGGTGTGCCGGTACCGATTTTTGCCCAGGGTGTGCGGGACAAGCTGTTTGCCGGCTTTTATGACAATACTGACATCGCCAAAAAACTGGCCAACGCCATGGGGCTTCCGGCATTGCCGATCGTGAAGTAA
- a CDS encoding TRAP transporter substrate-binding protein, with protein sequence MVKQFFAALLVLGIMLTAGLPLTAPPVGAETIKLNYANFPPAPTFPCVQMERWAKEVEKRTNGQVKVTTFPGGTLLGAKNMLDGVISGLADIGCFCPPYIPGRFPLMAGIDLPNEFTSATVASATLWDLYQKYQPQSFAKVKVLTMFTCAPANIMSKVAVQKTNDLQKLEIRGTGISAKYLNAMGAIPVAMPMSSVPESLQKGVVKGLFSSLEVMKDFKFAELCKHVTITNGPTTSFAVVMNKSKWDSLPADVKKVFDDLGREQAIWTGQYEDQHVEEAIAWSKQEKGVSVYRFSDEESAQIKDSVKFMTDDYLKEAAAAGLPGKEFLDDLFTLKDKYEKEYGK encoded by the coding sequence ATGGTAAAACAATTCTTTGCCGCCCTACTGGTGCTGGGAATAATGCTGACGGCGGGACTTCCCTTGACCGCACCACCAGTCGGAGCCGAAACAATCAAGCTGAACTATGCCAATTTTCCACCAGCGCCAACGTTTCCCTGCGTACAGATGGAACGCTGGGCCAAAGAAGTGGAAAAAAGGACCAACGGCCAAGTAAAAGTAACCACCTTTCCCGGCGGAACTCTGCTGGGAGCCAAAAACATGCTGGACGGCGTCATTTCCGGTCTGGCTGATATCGGCTGCTTCTGCCCGCCCTACATCCCCGGCCGTTTCCCGCTGATGGCGGGAATCGACCTCCCCAATGAATTCACCAGTGCCACGGTTGCCAGCGCCACCCTGTGGGATCTGTATCAGAAATATCAGCCCCAGTCCTTTGCCAAGGTAAAGGTGCTGACCATGTTTACCTGTGCCCCGGCAAACATCATGTCAAAAGTTGCGGTACAGAAGACCAATGACCTTCAGAAGCTGGAAATCAGGGGTACGGGAATTTCGGCAAAATACCTCAACGCCATGGGCGCCATTCCCGTCGCCATGCCCATGTCGAGCGTACCGGAATCACTGCAGAAAGGGGTCGTCAAAGGACTCTTTTCATCGCTGGAAGTGATGAAGGACTTCAAGTTTGCCGAACTCTGCAAACATGTGACGATTACCAACGGCCCGACAACCTCCTTTGCGGTAGTTATGAATAAAAGCAAATGGGACTCCCTGCCTGCCGACGTTAAAAAAGTTTTTGACGATCTGGGCAGGGAACAGGCGATCTGGACCGGCCAGTATGAGGATCAGCACGTCGAGGAAGCCATTGCCTGGTCAAAGCAGGAAAAAGGGGTGAGTGTCTATAGATTCTCAGACGAGGAATCAGCACAGATAAAAGACAGCGTCAAGTTCATGACCGACGATTACCTCAAAGAAGCTGCGGCAGCTGGCCTGCCCGGCAAAGAGTTTCTCGATGATCTCTTCACCTTGAAGGATAAATACGAAAAAGAATACGGCAAATAA
- a CDS encoding MMPL family transporter has product MKLGQRMIAASLKHPKLVVWLMVLVTIALGALMVRVQVDTDPENMLADNEAVRVFHHQVKKEFSLYDIVVLGVVNEVHPDGVFNQQTLARVHELTEFIRTLTWDDPQNPGHRIGVVKSDLIAPGNVDSIEQGGLGQVRFAWLMSQPPQSREEALHIRDLARANPLLNGTLVSEDGKALCLYIPITSKDLAYRVQKELQAEIAGFAGDEQYHITGLPVAEDTFGVEMFIQMAISAPVAMLLIFLLLLFFFRKLKLILAPMIIAMVSVICTMGLLIGTGHTLHIMSSMIPIFLMPIAVVDSIHILSEFFDEYQKVKDRRKTIVFVVSQLFMPMLYTSLTSAAGFLSLALTPIPPVRVFGLFVAFGIMLAWVLTIVFVPAYVMLMSEESLKNFGAPSSPDAVPHDNLIARHLRWLSGKTYHQAKTILVLSLIALAVAGYGITKIQINDNPVKWFTKKHPIRVADRVLNQHFGGTYEAYLVLEGGSQQETVAGMSETLAKTLAERLQTVGNGAAVLATAREQLAVLAAQAANPDALITSLVDAGERQLDQADDDSYDAWLIVLDVVENQQQRHEIFKRPEVLRYVAALQERLAASGTVGKSNSVVDVVKKVHQELYAGQSEQFRVPDSSAAVAQCLISFQNSHKPADLWHLITPDFAKANLWVQLRSGDNQEMEKVVAMVEEFFAANPPPVELQHRWAGLTYLNVVWQDKMVSGMLNSLLGSFVVVLVMMVFLFRSLIWGLVAMVPLTLTIALIYGIIGLVGKDYDMPVAVLSSLTLGMAVDFAIHFLERSRMAYKKTGSWQAASRAMFEEPARAISRNVIVIAIGFTPLLLAPLMPYKTVGLFLASIMAISGLATMIIIPSLLTLLQNVMFRKLS; this is encoded by the coding sequence ATGAAGTTAGGCCAAAGGATGATTGCCGCTTCGCTGAAACACCCGAAGCTGGTTGTCTGGCTGATGGTGCTGGTGACAATTGCTTTGGGAGCCCTGATGGTTCGGGTTCAGGTGGATACGGATCCGGAAAATATGCTGGCTGATAATGAGGCCGTCCGGGTTTTTCACCACCAGGTGAAAAAGGAGTTCAGCCTCTATGATATTGTTGTTCTTGGCGTGGTGAATGAAGTCCATCCTGACGGGGTCTTCAATCAGCAGACCCTGGCCCGGGTGCACGAGCTGACGGAATTCATCAGGACGCTGACCTGGGATGATCCCCAAAATCCCGGCCACCGCATCGGGGTGGTCAAAAGCGATCTCATTGCCCCGGGCAACGTAGACAGCATCGAGCAGGGCGGCCTGGGCCAGGTGCGTTTTGCCTGGTTGATGTCCCAACCGCCCCAAAGCCGGGAGGAGGCGCTGCATATCCGGGATCTGGCCCGGGCCAACCCGCTGCTGAACGGTACCCTGGTTTCCGAGGACGGCAAGGCCCTGTGCCTCTACATCCCCATTACCAGTAAAGATCTGGCTTACCGGGTGCAGAAGGAGCTGCAGGCAGAGATTGCCGGCTTTGCCGGCGACGAGCAGTATCACATCACCGGTCTGCCGGTGGCTGAAGATACCTTCGGGGTGGAGATGTTCATCCAGATGGCGATTTCGGCTCCGGTGGCCATGCTGCTCATCTTCCTCTTGCTGCTCTTCTTCTTCCGCAAGCTGAAATTGATTCTGGCGCCGATGATTATTGCCATGGTATCGGTCATCTGCACCATGGGGTTGCTCATCGGCACCGGGCATACCCTGCATATCATGAGCTCGATGATTCCCATCTTTCTGATGCCCATTGCGGTGGTGGACAGCATTCACATCCTGTCGGAATTTTTTGATGAATATCAGAAGGTCAAAGACCGGCGAAAAACCATTGTTTTTGTTGTCAGCCAGCTGTTCATGCCGATGCTCTACACCTCCCTGACTTCGGCAGCCGGATTTCTCTCCCTGGCTCTGACCCCCATTCCGCCGGTGCGCGTTTTTGGTCTGTTTGTCGCCTTCGGCATCATGCTGGCCTGGGTGCTGACCATTGTTTTTGTCCCGGCGTACGTCATGCTGATGAGCGAGGAAAGCCTGAAAAACTTTGGTGCTCCCAGCTCCCCCGACGCGGTGCCCCATGACAACCTGATTGCCCGTCATCTCCGCTGGCTCAGCGGCAAAACCTACCACCAGGCGAAAACCATTCTTGTTCTAAGCTTGATTGCCCTGGCTGTGGCAGGATACGGGATTACCAAAATCCAGATTAATGACAACCCGGTAAAATGGTTTACTAAAAAACATCCCATCCGGGTTGCCGACCGGGTGTTGAACCAGCACTTCGGCGGCACCTATGAAGCGTACCTGGTACTTGAGGGTGGAAGCCAACAGGAAACGGTCGCCGGGATGAGTGAAACGTTGGCTAAAACGCTGGCAGAGCGTCTGCAAACGGTTGGCAATGGCGCGGCAGTGCTGGCTACAGCCAGGGAGCAACTGGCTGTTCTGGCCGCCCAGGCCGCCAACCCTGATGCCCTGATCACATCCCTGGTAGATGCCGGTGAACGGCAGCTGGACCAGGCTGATGACGATTCCTATGATGCCTGGCTGATCGTGCTGGACGTGGTGGAAAACCAGCAGCAGCGCCATGAAATCTTCAAGCGTCCCGAGGTGCTGCGCTATGTGGCAGCGCTGCAGGAGCGTCTGGCCGCCAGCGGCACGGTGGGCAAAAGCAATTCGGTGGTTGATGTGGTGAAAAAGGTGCACCAGGAGCTGTATGCCGGCCAGTCAGAGCAGTTTCGCGTTCCTGACAGTTCGGCGGCGGTGGCCCAATGCCTGATTTCCTTTCAGAACAGCCACAAGCCGGCTGATTTATGGCATCTCATCACCCCTGATTTTGCCAAGGCCAACCTGTGGGTGCAGCTGCGCTCGGGGGATAACCAGGAAATGGAAAAGGTGGTGGCCATGGTGGAGGAGTTTTTCGCCGCCAACCCGCCGCCGGTCGAGCTGCAGCACCGGTGGGCCGGCCTCACCTATCTGAACGTGGTCTGGCAGGACAAGATGGTTTCCGGGATGCTCAATTCCCTGCTGGGCAGCTTTGTCGTCGTCCTGGTGATGATGGTCTTCCTTTTCCGGTCGCTGATCTGGGGACTGGTGGCCATGGTGCCGCTGACCTTGACCATCGCCCTGATCTATGGAATTATAGGATTGGTGGGCAAGGATTATGATATGCCGGTGGCAGTATTGTCGTCCCTGACCCTGGGAATGGCGGTGGATTTCGCCATCCATTTTCTCGAACGATCGCGGATGGCCTATAAAAAGACCGGCAGCTGGCAGGCGGCTTCCCGGGCCATGTTTGAAGAACCGGCCCGGGCCATCAGCCGGAATGTCATTGTCATTGCCATCGGCTTCACCCCCCTGCTGCTGGCGCCGCTGATGCCCTATAAAACCGTGGGCCTGTTCCTGGCCAGCATCATGGCGATTTCCGGCTTGGCGACGATGATCATTATTCCGTCGTTACTGACCCTGCTGCAGAACGTGATGTTTCGTAAACTGAGCTGA
- a CDS encoding TRAP transporter small permease, whose product MLTLRKLAERINHLYVWISGATLVMMMALGFGNVISRVLWRPIRGSFEIIGFLGAVTIALSLGFTQIQKNHVAVDIITHKYSKTWRKLTAALSYMITAPFFLVAAWQVGVWGKTILQSGETSETLRIAYYPFIFIVALGFLFLSLTLFLDLFQVINTLMMDRRKKNEP is encoded by the coding sequence ATGCTCACGTTAAGAAAGCTTGCTGAACGCATTAACCACCTTTACGTCTGGATAAGCGGCGCGACTCTGGTCATGATGATGGCACTTGGTTTTGGCAATGTCATCTCTCGAGTGCTCTGGCGGCCCATCAGGGGCTCTTTTGAAATCATCGGCTTTCTGGGAGCGGTAACCATTGCTTTATCTCTGGGCTTCACCCAGATCCAAAAAAATCATGTTGCCGTGGATATCATTACCCATAAGTACAGTAAAACCTGGCGGAAACTTACCGCCGCCCTCAGTTATATGATCACCGCCCCCTTCTTTCTGGTGGCGGCCTGGCAGGTAGGTGTCTGGGGAAAGACTATCCTGCAGAGCGGCGAAACCTCGGAAACGTTGCGCATCGCCTATTACCCCTTTATTTTTATTGTTGCCCTTGGCTTCCTTTTTCTCTCATTGACGCTTTTTCTCGACCTCTTCCAGGTTATCAACACCCTGATGATGGATAGAAGGAAAAAAAATGAGCCCTGA
- a CDS encoding outer membrane lipoprotein-sorting protein, giving the protein MKRGIFSIVLIWLLVASLGVTAPANEELSVTDIVERANLAAYYAGADGRATVQMTITDAQGRERQREFAILRYDVKDGGEQKFYVYFNKPADVRKMVYLVHKYLDRDDDRWLYLPALDLVKRIAASDKRTSFVGSHFLYEDVSGRSITEDTHELLETTEQHYVLKNIPKDPETVEFSSYVVWIDRQTFMPMKAEYRDKEAQPYRVVEALEVRDIQGYPTVVKSRVRDLTGGGQTVSEFSEIKYDVGLKEQIFTERYLRRPPREVR; this is encoded by the coding sequence ATGAAAAGAGGAATCTTCAGTATTGTGCTCATCTGGCTGCTGGTCGCCAGTTTGGGGGTCACGGCGCCGGCAAACGAAGAACTGTCAGTGACCGACATTGTTGAACGGGCCAACCTGGCCGCCTACTATGCCGGGGCCGACGGCCGGGCGACGGTGCAGATGACGATCACCGATGCCCAGGGCCGCGAACGGCAGCGGGAATTTGCTATTCTTCGCTATGACGTCAAGGATGGCGGCGAACAGAAATTCTACGTCTATTTCAACAAGCCTGCCGATGTCCGTAAAATGGTCTACCTGGTGCATAAATATCTTGATCGCGATGATGACCGCTGGCTCTATCTGCCGGCCCTTGACCTGGTAAAGCGGATTGCCGCTTCGGACAAGCGTACCAGTTTTGTCGGTTCCCACTTTCTCTACGAGGATGTTTCCGGCCGCAGCATCACCGAAGATACCCATGAACTGTTGGAGACTACGGAACAGCATTACGTCCTCAAGAATATCCCGAAAGACCCGGAAACGGTGGAGTTTTCCTCCTACGTGGTCTGGATTGATCGGCAGACCTTCATGCCCATGAAGGCGGAATATCGCGACAAGGAAGCCCAGCCCTACCGGGTGGTGGAGGCTTTGGAAGTGCGTGACATCCAGGGATATCCGACCGTTGTCAAGTCGCGGGTGCGGGATCTGACCGGCGGCGGTCAGACCGTGAGTGAGTTCAGCGAAATTAAATACGATGTGGGACTCAAAGAACAAATCTTTACCGAACGCTATCTGCGGCGGCCGCCCCGGGAAGTGCGATGA